The Deltaproteobacteria bacterium DNA window ACCACGCGAGACCGTTGCATGGCCTCCTCAAAACAAAAAGCCATCGATGCCAAGGCAGTGAGTACGCATGTCCACCAAGACAGTGGTGAGTTGTTGCGCGCCGCCAAATTGAAAGTGACGCGCCCTAGAACGGCCATCCTCGACATGCTGGCCGCCTCCCATGGTCCGTTTACATCAGAAGAAATTCACGCAACCGTGACCAAAACGGCGGGACTCGCCTGCGACCTGGTCACTATTTATCGCTGCCTCGCCAAATTTGAAGAGCTAGGACTCATCAGCCGCTGCGATTTTGGTG harbors:
- a CDS encoding transcriptional repressor, which translates into the protein MASSKQKAIDAKAVSTHVHQDSGELLRAAKLKVTRPRTAILDMLAASHGPFTSEEIHATVTKTAGLACDLVTIYRCLAKFEELGLISRCDFGDGAIRYELHRKDHHHHHIICRSCRRVEPLPDCPVESRVIRLP